A region of Channa argus isolate prfri chromosome 8, Channa argus male v1.0, whole genome shotgun sequence DNA encodes the following proteins:
- the LOC137132012 gene encoding salivary glue protein Sgs-3-like: ETTTTDTTSTDTTTAETQTTTEVPTTTETQTTTVALETTEVSTTTAASTTSETTTSATTTTEVPTTTAASTTSETTTSATTTTEATTTDIPATTDTTTDVPTTTDTTTTDTTTTDTTTEETTTTAASTTSETTTSATTTDVPTTTDTTTTDTTKTDTTTTDTTTIETQT, from the coding sequence gagacaacaacaactgacacaacatcaactgacacaacaacagctgagacacaaacaacaactgaggtcccaacaacaactgagacacaaactacaactgttgctctagaaacaactgaagtatcaacaacaactgctgcttcaacaacaagtgaaacaacaacttcggccacaacaacaactgaggtcccaacaacaactgctgcttcaacaacaagtgaaacaacaacttcagccacaacaacaactgaggccacaacaactgatatcccagcaacaactgacacaacaactgatgtcccaactacaactgacacaacaaccactgacacaacaacaactgacacaacaactgaagaaacaacaacaactgctgcttcaacaacaagtgaaacaacaacttcggccacaacaactgatgtcccaactacaactgacacaacaacaactgacacaacaaagactgacacaacaacaactgacacaacaacaattgagacacaaaca